A single Lactuca sativa cultivar Salinas chromosome 8, Lsat_Salinas_v11, whole genome shotgun sequence DNA region contains:
- the LOC111903438 gene encoding L-ascorbate peroxidase 3 gives MGLSDKDIVALSGGHTLGKAHADRSGFDGPWTRDPLKFDNSYFVELLKGESEGLLKLPTDIALLDDPAFRPYVELYAKVNCEIIIII, from the exons ATGGGTTTATCTGACAAGGATATTGTGGCCCTCTCAGGAGGACACACTTTG GGAAAAGCACATGCAGATAGATCAGGCTTTGATGGCCCTTGGACCAGGGATCCACTGAAATTTGATAACTCATATTTTGT GGAGCTTCTGAAAGGCGAATCAGAGGGGCTTTTGAAACTTCCTACAGACATTGCATTGCTGGATGATCCTGCATTCCGCCCTTATGTTGAGCTCTATGCAAAGGTAAATtgtgaaattattattattatataa